TATGGACTTCCCAGCCCTCTGCTACATGGTCATTTATCTCCTGTGTCGCAGTCCTGGCCATCTTTCGACTGCTCAGCTCCGAAGAGCAAGATACAACCTCATATTCCTTCATT
This window of the bacterium genome carries:
- a CDS encoding DUF4177 domain-containing protein; its protein translation is MKEYEVVSCSSELSSRKMARTATQEINDHVAEGWEVHTVTSSVNAINIVFIREKQNRKV